A stretch of DNA from Pasteurellaceae bacterium RH1A:
AGGGGCGATTTTGCAAGATTTCCCAAAATCTGACCCGCTTGCAGGCGGCCGCCATGTTAATTACCTTTCTATGGAATTCTTAGTCGGCCGTCTTTTAGGCAATAACCTCTTAAGCCTGGAAGTTTATGATTTTGTGAAGGCAGAGCTGGCCAAATACGGCCAATCCTTGGTGGATGTGCTGGAGCAAGAAACCGACCCAGCCCTGGGCAATGGCGGTTTGGGCCGTTTGGCCGCCTGTTATTTGGACTCCATGGCCAGCCTCAAACAGCCTGCCACAGGCTACGGCCTGCACTACCAATACGGCCTCTTTAAGCAGGCCTTTGGTCAGGCGGGCGAGCAGCAAGAAACTGGCGACAGCTGGGGACGGGACTTCTTCCCCCAACAGGCTCACCGTGCCGACTTCCGCCAAACAGTGGGCTTTGGCGGCCAGGTTGAGCAGCTTGAGGGCGATGCTTACCGCTGGCAGCCTGAATGGACTGTTTTAGGCGAGGCCTTTGATCTGCCTGTAGTTGGCTACAAGGGCATTCAGCAGCCCCTGCGTCTCTGGCAGGGCTATAGCGAAACCGCCTTTGACTTGGCTCGTTTCAGTGATGGCCAATATTTGGCTTCTGAAGCCTCGGTTATTGATGCCACCAAGCTCACCAAGGTGCTTTACCCTAACGACAACCACCAAGAGGGCAAGGAACTGCGCCTGATGCAGCAGTATTTCCATGTAGCCTGTTCGGTGGCCGATATTCTCAAACGCCACTTGGCCCTGGGCAGAAGCCTGGCAGACCTGCCTAAGTTTGAGGTTATCCAGCTTAACGATACCCACCCAACCCTAGCCATTCCAGAGCTCATGCGGGTTCTGTTAGACCAGCATGGCCTAAGCTGGGATCAGGCCTGGGCCATTTGTTCCCAAACCTTTGCCTACACCAACCACACCCTCCTTCCTGAAGCCCTGGAGCAATGGGATCAAGGTTTGGTGGCCAAGCTCCTGCCTCGTCACCTGCTCATCATTGAGCGGATTAACCACCAGCTTTATGAGCAGGTCAGCGCCCATTTTGGCCCAGACCAGCTAGACAGCATTTGGGATCAGGTAGCTGTCCTAAAAGATCACCGCCTGCGTATGGCCAACTTATGTGTGGTCGGTTCTTTTGCGGTGAATGGCGTGGCTCAAATCCATTCGGATTTAGTGGTTAGTGATCTCTTCCCAGCCTACAACCAGCTCTTCCCAAATCGTTTCCATAACGTGACCAATGGCGTGACCCCTCGCCGCTGGATTCGCCAGGCCAACCCAGCCTTGAGCGCCTTATTGGATAAGCATATCCAGGGCGACTGGACCAAGGATCTAAGCTTGCTCAAGCAAATCGAGCCGCTTGCAAAAAATCCTGAATTTCAAACCGCTTACCAGGCCATCAAGGCTCAAAATAAGCAGGCCTTGGCGACAGAAATTGAGCAAACCCTGGGGCTTAAGGTCAATCCTCATGCCATTTTTGATGTGCAGATCAAGCGCTTCCACGAATACAAGCGCCAGCACCTCAACCTGCTCAATATTATTGCGACCTACCAGGCCATCAAGGCCAATCCTGATCAAGCCGTAACGCCACGCCTCTTTATCTTTGCTGGCAAGGCGGCGCCTGGCTATTTTATGGCCAAGCAGATTATTCAGGCCATCAACAAGGTGGCCCAAGTTATTAACCAAGACCCTGATATGCAGGGCAAGTTGCAGGTGGCCTTCCTGCCTAACTATAGCGTGAGTTTGGCGGAGAAAATCATTCCTGCGGCGGATGTGTCTGAGCAGATTTCCCTGGCGGGCAAGGAAGCTTCTGGCACGGGCAATATGAAGTTGGCCTTAAACGGCGCCATTACTCTGGGTACGCTGGACGGCGCCAATGTGGAAATTGCTGAATACGCTGGCCAAGAAAATGTGGTGATTTTCGGCCATACGGTTGAAAGTGTGCGGGAATTGCGTGAAAAAGGCTATGTGCCACGGGATTATTATGAGCAAGATTCCACTCTAAAAGCAGCCATTGATGCCCTGGCTGACGGCACCTTCAGCGAGGGTAATCTAGACCTGTTTGCGCCTTTAGTCGATAATCTCCTCAACCACGACTATTTCTGCGTGTTGGCCGATTTCGCCAGCTACCGCCAGGCCCAAGAAAGGGTTGCAAGTTTCTACCAAAACCAAACCGCTTGGCTTGAAGCCACCATCCTCAACACGGCCCGTTTAGGTGTCTTTAGTTCAGACCGCTCTATTCAGGACTATCAGGCCAGAATTTGGCAGAGATAAGAAGAAATAGCCCTCGATTGGGGGCTATTTTTTATCAATCCATCAACCTCCTCCACATCTGGCCAACAAACTCCCTTTCCTCCACAAACTCACAAGCCTCCACCACACTTGCTTGCTGCAAGAGATTTAAATGATGAATTCTGTTACGCAGCCCAGTGTAGCAAGCCTTGAGCTGCTCCCCCTCCTCTAAACTTAAAAGGTTACAGGCCACCGCCTCATCAAAAATCCGCACATTGTCCGACCAAACGGCCATCTGCGGGAAGCAGTGGGCATACTCTAACACCAGGCATTGGGCCATAAATTCAATGTCGGTAATCCCGCCCTGATCGGTTTTGATGTTGAATTTGCTGGCATCGCTTTGGGCTAAATGCTGGTACATCTTCTCCCGCATTTTGCAAATTTCGGCCCGTAACTCACCGCTTGCACGAGGCAGGGCCAGGGTGGATTGGCGGATTTGTTCAAATTCGGCTTTCAATTTTTCTGAACCATAAACACAACGGCTTCTCACCAAGGCTTGGCTTTCCCAGGTCCAGGCTTCTTCTTTTGGTAACGGTCAAAGGCCTTGAAGGTGCTGACCAAAAGCCCAGCCTCGCCTGAGGGCCGTAGCCGCATATCCACCTCATAGAGCACGCCAGCACTGGTGTTGAGGTTGAAAATCCCGATGATTTTTTGGGCCAGTTTGAGGTAGAATTGGTGGCTGGAAATCGATCGCTTACCACCCACGGTTTCGCCATCTTCAGGGGCCTGGTGGAGGAAAACGAGGTCTAAATCAGAATTATAGCCCAGCTCGATCCCACCTAGCTTTCCATAGGCAATCACCACAAAATCTCGTTGGCCCTCACTCAGGTGATCAGGCCGGCCAAAGCGTTGGCTTACCTGCCGCCAGGCCAGATTAACCACCGCCCCAATAATGGCTTCGGCCAAAAAGGTTAAGTGATCGCTAATCTTCATCACAGGCAGGGTGCCTAGAATATCGGCCGAGGCGATATGCAGGATCTGGCTCTGCTTGAATTGGCGGAGGGCATCGATCTGGCCCTCTTCATCATCTTCGGGATACGCAAGAGGTAATCTTGCAGGGCCTGTGGGTAGCCGTCCAGGGGTAGGACGGTGGCAATATTGGTTTGTTGGATCAACTCGTCCAAGAGCATTGGATGGCGGGCAATCTGCTCAGCAATCATAATGGACTGGCTGCAAAGGTGGAGCAAGCGGGGCAAAATCTGGTTGTTTTCTGCAAGCAACTCCAGATAGGTGGTGCGGGTGGTGATCTGGTCGATAATCTTGAGCAACCTTGGCAAGAGGGGCAGATAGTCCGCCCGCTGGCAGATTTCATCTAAGAGCTTGGGCATTAATTGACGCAAAATGGCCCGGCCCCGAGTGCCAATAGGCCGTTTGACCCAATCCTGGAAAGTGCCGTGAAGATGCTGGTAAATGCCCTCATAATCCTCGATCTTGACAAGATAATCACTCAAAACAGGGTTTAAGTCCTCAAGGCTAATCTGGTAATTGAGAATATCCCGCCACTGGGCCAGCTTGCCTGAAAGCTCCGCCTCATCTTCCTCATCTTCTTCCCCAATAAGCTGGGTAAAAATAGCCCGCACCTTATTTTGATGTTGGCCTAAAACCTCCAAAAAACTGGCCCAATCCTCAATAGGATAGTGGACTAGCTCATCGCCTTGTAAGAAGGATTGGCAGGCAAAGACCAACCGTTTACGGTCAGTTTCATCAGTTGGCAGGGTTTGGGTTTGCTGGTCTTTCATGGCCTGTAGCACATTTTCCACCTGGCGTAAAAAGAGGTAGGCAGAACGTAATTCTTCAACCTGTTGAACGGTCAGCAAATTCAGCCTGGCCAGTTGCGGTAGCACCTTGAGCAGGCTCCGCTCCCGCAGGGATTTATCCCGCCCGCCCCGGATAAGCTGGAAGGTCTGGACAATAAATTCCACCTCCCGAATGCCGCCTGCTCCCAGCTTGATGTTATCGCTTAGGTTGCGGCGTAGCACCTCACGGCTAATCTTGTGCTTCATCTCCCGCAGGGACTGAATGGCACTGAAATCCAAATAACGGCGGTAAACAAAGGGCCGCAAGAGCTGGCTCAAGTAGCGGTGGTTAGGATTAGCTGGGTCTTCGCCCAAAATTTTAGCCTTGATCATGGCATAACGCTCCCAGTCCCGACCCTGTTCCTGGTAGTAGTCCTCCATGGCCGCAAAACTTAACACCAAGGCCCCGCTGTCGCCAAAGGGTCGAAGCCGCATATCGGTGCGGTAGACAAAACCGTCCAAGGTGATTTGATCCAAGGCCTGAATGAGCTTTTGGCCCAGCCTTGTAAAAAATTTGCTGTTTTCCACTGCTTTCCTTGCCCCCACGGTTTCGCCCTGATCGGGGTAGGTAAAAATTAGATCTATATCTGAGGAAAAATTCAGCTCCCGCCCGCCCAGCTTACCCATACCCAAAATCAAAAGCTCCTGCACCTCCCCCTCTTCATTCATGGGTGTGCCGTAACGCTGGCAGCATTCCTTAAAGAGCCAGTCCCTAGCCCCTAAAATCAGGGCTTCAGCCAAGTCAGATAAACGCTCAAACACCGCTTGGGTAGAGGCCCGTTTGTTGGATTGCAGGTAGCTTAACTTGGCCAGTTCTCTATTGCGAAAATGGCGGAGCAGGCGGTGTAAATCCTCTTCGCTTTGGGCTTGTTCTAGCAGGTTTGTTAAACGTTTAGGGTAATTATCACACTCTGCCAAGGTTGGCGGATTGGTTAGCCAACTTTCCAGCAGATCTTTATCTTTTTTCAGCCAATCGGCCACGAAATCAGACATGGCGAGGGCAGTGACAAGCGGGGCAAAATGGGCAGAATCTTGCAAATTGAGCTTGTGGTGGCTAATAAGATTATGAAGGTTATGAGGGGAGAAGGAGAACATAATTTTTTCTCTGGGTTAAAAAGAGAAAGGACATATCAATGTCCTTTATATATAGATTAAATAATTGCTTCAATGCCCTTATGTTGCACAAGAGAAAGCAGTTTTAATGCGGTATTACTAGGTTTTTTAACCCCTCTTTCCCATTCTGAAACAAGGTTACTACTTACATTTAAATAACGAGCGAAAACGGATTGGGAAAAATTTTCTCGTTCACGCAGCTGACGAATTTCACTTGGTTCAAGGGATTTAACAGGGGTTAAACAGGCTTGATCAAATTGTTGCATGGTTACCTTATCGACTAAACCAATATCGTGTAGATCACTCATTAGCTCGTGAATAGCTGCATTTGCAGGGCTTTTATATTTACTCATTAGATACCTCAATAAAAATATTGCTCTTTATTGCTTGTTGAATTTGTTCTTCACTAAAAGAAAGAATATGGTTAGCAGCAGCTTTGAAATTTACCTCTTCTTCCACGGTAATATTAGTGCGATCATTTTTATCAAATCCATACAAAAATAAGCTAAATTGACTGCATTTATATACAATGATTGAACGATAACCTTTTGATTTTCCTCGATTATGCTTAGGTAAACGCTGTTTTATAACGCCAGAACCAAGATCAGCATCAATCAAGCCATTTTCAATATCGTGTATGGTCTTGCGTAAAGTCTTATCAGAAATATGTTCTTTACGAGCAAATTTATCAAAATGTTTGGATTTAAAAATTCTCATTAGAATATGTTGCTATCATCTTTAGTTTGATAGTAATCCCTGCTGTTATTGATGTCAAATCTTTTTATCGCTCCTTCAACAAAGCAATAATCTCCTTCAAAGCAGCAATCTCATCTTCCTTTTGTTGCACCGTCTGCTGCGAATGGGCCAGCATTAATTTTAACTTCTCAATTTCAAGGGTTAGATTATCACTGTTGCCGTAGTAGTTGGCGGAATGATCGCCATTTTCATTGATAAGGACCACGCCACTTTTGCCACTGTCGATCAGCTCCAAAATATCAATATTAAAAATATTGGTGATTTGTTCTAATTTATGCAAATTTAATTTGGTTTCGCCCCGCTCGATCTTGGCATAGCCATTGGTGGACATATTCATTTTAGCTGCCATTTCCTCTTGCGACCACTGGTTGGCCTCCCGGATAGTCCTGATTTTTTCATTTGTTGCCATAGATTCCTCTTTCCTTTTTTAGCCCCACAATTTGTGTAGGTAAGCCACACTTTTTGTTGTTAGCGGAGCTGATTTTTTGCCTCTAATATAGCTGATATTTTACACATATTTTCATTTAATTACACTTCTTAAATTAAGGACATTTTATGCGTAGCACGGTTAAAACAACAGCTCTTATGATTTTGGCTTCTCTTGGTCTGGCAGCTTGTGGCAGCAGTGGCAGCGGTTCCTCCTCATCTGCTCCGGCTAATAATGATCAAATCCAACAGCTTGAAGCTTTGAAAAAACAGGTAGAATCCGAACAACAAGCGGCGAAAAAAGCCCAAGAAGCTGCAAATCAGGCCAATGGCAAGGCTCAAACTGCTGAAGAGGCTAAAAAAGCTGCTGAAGCCGAACTGGCCAAGGCCAAACAAGCCCTTGAAGCGGCCCAAAAACAAAATGCAGATGCACTGGCCAAATTAAATGCTCAATTAGCCACAACAACCAAGGCCAAGGAAACAGCAGAAAGCAACCTTACCAAGGCCAATCAAGCCCTAAGCCAAGCCCAAGCCAATGCCAGCAAGGCACAAACAGATTTAGCTGCTGCTCAACAAGCTGTTGCCAATGCCAATAAAAAACTTCAAGAAGAAGTAGCGAAAACAACGGCGGAAACGACGGCAAAGCAACAGGCTCAAGCTGATTTAATCAAAGCACAAAATGAGTTAAACACAGCTCAAGACAATTTAACCAAAGCAAATGCCGGCTTAACTCAAGCACAAGCAGATAAAACCGCAGCAGAAAAAGCAAAAGATGAAGCCAATACTAAATTAGCTGAAGAAACAGCAGCTAAACAAAAAGCAGAAGATGCATTAAAACAAACCCATACTGCCCTTCAATATTGGGATAAGCAATGGCGCTATTTAGATGGTTCTTCATTCGGCAATATTACTAATCGTTATTCTATAGGGCGTTCAGCCGTTCGCATGGATTTATCAACAGCCCCGATTTCAGATGATGTTGTTATCCAATCTGTTGAAAAGGATGGGTGTATAACCCCACTAAAACCACGAAAGAAAAAGAAAGATAGGAATTTGGCGGAATTTTGCGGGAGTAGGTGGGCGGAACCGTTGAAAACAGGGGCTTCTAGGGGAAGCCCTTTTGTTTTATAGAGAGAAAAGAAAAAATAATGAATTGCGAAAAATTGGCGGAAAATGCCCGCTTGCACCGTTAAAACAACGAAAACCGCTCCAGCGGTTTAAGGGCGTTTAAGCCACGTTTAAATGATCCTCAGCCAAGAGTTCCTTCTCTTTTTGCTCTTGTATACTGGCCATGGTCTCAGCTGTGGTTAGAATGGCCACCTTTCCCTCCTCACTGGCCTTACGGAAACATCTCACCAAATGCCGCTCAATATTATTTAAGCCATCACTGGCCGGCTGGCTTAAGGCCTCATTAAGCACAGCTAGGGCCTCCTGGGGCGTAATATGGGCCTTTCCAGGCGGATGGGCTGGCTCTGGCTCTTTCAGTCCCTGCTTAAAGCCCAAGGCTCTCTGTACGCCTTCTGGCATATCTCCCACATAATATTCAAACACATTGCCTTTTTGGCCTATCACACGCCTTCTTTGCCAGTTTTCCTTTTTGGCTCTTTGAGCAATTCCCTGTGGAGTACCTGCCAACTCTGGCATTCCTATCAAATCTTTTATCAAGACCCACTCTTTCATTTAAAACTCCTTAAAAGAAAGTTATTTTCTTTTAACTTTATCTCAAAATAAACCTTTGCAAATCAAACACTTAAAGGAAAAATACAAACTTTCTTCAAAATCTTAAAAGAAAGTGTTTGACTTTCGTTTAGCTTTTAAATTAAACTTTGAACGAAAGCAAGGGGTAACACTAAGGGTTTACACCTAAGTTTAACCTAAAGCGAGTTTAAATTAAACGTAGGGAGAGCTTTATGCAGAAAAAAGATTGGAGCCGAAAACGCATTGTGTATGAGCTGCATGAGCGAAATATCACATTGCATTCGCTTTCTGTGAAATCGGGGCTTGCCCCCAGCACGCTGAAAAATGCACTACGGGTGAGTTACCCGAAAGGGGAGAAAATTATCGCTGAAGCCATTGGCGTGCCTCCGCAAGAAATCTGGGCAACACGCTATGCGGAACGGGAGAGCCGCTTATGTGGATAACAACTCAAGATTTATTAGGTTTGCCCGCAATGCCAAAAACGACACAAGGCATTAACTTTCGAGCAAAACAAGAAAACTGGCAACGGCGAAGAAAAGAAGGAGTAAAGGGGAATGTGTATGAATACCACCTCACCAGCCTCCCCCCTGAAACCCAAAAGCAGTTAAGACTGCAAGCTGCCCTAGCTCTTGTCCCCGTGGCCTCAAGCCCCGCCGCGCAGGACGACCCAGCCCTGATTGCCCGGCTCAACACGGCCACCGACCAAGCCAGGGACAAGGCCAAAGCCAAGGCAGAAGCCTGCATGCAGCTACAAGCCTTTATTGAAATGGGCTTTAGCTACCAACAGGCCGAAGCAGGGGCAGCCGAGGCCAAGGGGGTATCGGCAGGATCTTTAA
This window harbors:
- a CDS encoding maltodextrin phosphorylase produces the protein MSFSQTFQTHFHQQLKAYCGERHLQPENLTANQWYQFIAQVSQGAILQDFPKSDPLAGGRHVNYLSMEFLVGRLLGNNLLSLEVYDFVKAELAKYGQSLVDVLEQETDPALGNGGLGRLAACYLDSMASLKQPATGYGLHYQYGLFKQAFGQAGEQQETGDSWGRDFFPQQAHRADFRQTVGFGGQVEQLEGDAYRWQPEWTVLGEAFDLPVVGYKGIQQPLRLWQGYSETAFDLARFSDGQYLASEASVIDATKLTKVLYPNDNHQEGKELRLMQQYFHVACSVADILKRHLALGRSLADLPKFEVIQLNDTHPTLAIPELMRVLLDQHGLSWDQAWAICSQTFAYTNHTLLPEALEQWDQGLVAKLLPRHLLIIERINHQLYEQVSAHFGPDQLDSIWDQVAVLKDHRLRMANLCVVGSFAVNGVAQIHSDLVVSDLFPAYNQLFPNRFHNVTNGVTPRRWIRQANPALSALLDKHIQGDWTKDLSLLKQIEPLAKNPEFQTAYQAIKAQNKQALATEIEQTLGLKVNPHAIFDVQIKRFHEYKRQHLNLLNIIATYQAIKANPDQAVTPRLFIFAGKAAPGYFMAKQIIQAINKVAQVINQDPDMQGKLQVAFLPNYSVSLAEKIIPAADVSEQISLAGKEASGTGNMKLALNGAITLGTLDGANVEIAEYAGQENVVIFGHTVESVRELREKGYVPRDYYEQDSTLKAAIDALADGTFSEGNLDLFAPLVDNLLNHDYFCVLADFASYRQAQERVASFYQNQTAWLEATILNTARLGVFSSDRSIQDYQARIWQR
- a CDS encoding transcriptional regulator — its product is MSKYKSPANAAIHELMSDLHDIGLVDKVTMQQFDQACLTPVKSLEPSEIRQLRERENFSQSVFARYLNVSSNLVSEWERGVKKPSNTALKLLSLVQHKGIEAII
- a CDS encoding addiction module toxin RelE, with translation MRIFKSKHFDKFARKEHISDKTLRKTIHDIENGLIDADLGSGVIKQRLPKHNRGKSKGYRSIIVYKCSQFSLFLYGFDKNDRTNITVEEEVNFKAAANHILSFSEEQIQQAIKSNIFIEVSNE
- a CDS encoding transcriptional regulator; protein product: MATNEKIRTIREANQWSQEEMAAKMNMSTNGYAKIERGETKLNLHKLEQITNIFNIDILELIDSGKSGVVLINENGDHSANYYGNSDNLTLEIEKLKLMLAHSQQTVQQKEDEIAALKEIIALLKER
- a CDS encoding transcriptional regulator, with translation MQKKDWSRKRIVYELHERNITLHSLSVKSGLAPSTLKNALRVSYPKGEKIIAEAIGVPPQEIWATRYAERESRLCG